The following coding sequences are from one Sphingomonadaceae bacterium OTU29LAMAA1 window:
- a CDS encoding DUF6441 family protein produces MRDIEGDVATAATEAMRGSGYKTLLELRRQVTDNGLGQRLANTWRDRTYPEKRKSMTPTGYIWSNAPDIVESFTRGATIRPHGGAKYLWIPTKNVPRARGRVSIRGKNIKGGAMSPAEVESMFNTDLQIRKGRAGTLLAFIDVVRSLNMKTFRRATKGRAAQGRTAKPVLMFVLRKTVQLPKLLDLQGPAQLWEERFAAEFSRRLAG; encoded by the coding sequence ATGCGCGACATCGAAGGCGATGTGGCGACGGCCGCGACCGAGGCGATGCGCGGCAGCGGGTATAAGACCCTGCTCGAACTTCGCCGGCAGGTGACAGACAACGGCCTTGGCCAGCGTCTCGCGAACACTTGGCGCGACCGGACGTACCCCGAGAAGCGCAAGAGCATGACGCCGACAGGCTATATCTGGTCGAACGCGCCGGACATCGTCGAGAGCTTCACTCGCGGTGCGACCATCCGCCCGCACGGTGGCGCCAAATACCTCTGGATCCCGACCAAGAACGTGCCGCGGGCGCGTGGCCGGGTCAGCATCCGGGGCAAGAACATCAAGGGCGGCGCGATGTCGCCGGCGGAGGTGGAAAGCATGTTCAACACCGACCTCCAGATCCGCAAGGGTCGCGCAGGAACGCTGCTGGCGTTCATCGACGTCGTGCGCTCGCTGAATATGAAGACGTTCCGGCGTGCAACGAAGGGTCGCGCCGCGCAGGGCCGCACGGCCAAGCCGGTGCTGATGTTCGTTCTGCGCAAAACCGTTCAGCTACCCAAGCTGCTCGACCTACAAGGCCCGGCGCAGCTCTGGGAAGAGCGGTTCGCAGCCGAGTTCTCGCGCCGGCTGGCTGGCTGA
- a CDS encoding DUF2190 family protein has product MARNFFQPGETITLPAPRALASGDGFMVGAIMAVALAAAAQGAPVEGRRVGVFDVAKANGQAWTAGQKVYWDATANVATTTAGSNALIGAATQAQASAAVIGRVLLTGQIAA; this is encoded by the coding sequence ATGGCCCGCAATTTCTTCCAGCCGGGTGAGACCATCACCCTCCCTGCGCCCCGTGCGCTCGCCAGCGGCGACGGCTTCATGGTCGGCGCGATCATGGCGGTCGCACTCGCTGCGGCAGCCCAGGGCGCGCCCGTCGAGGGCCGCCGTGTCGGCGTATTCGACGTCGCCAAAGCAAACGGTCAGGCGTGGACCGCCGGTCAGAAGGTCTACTGGGATGCCACGGCCAACGTCGCAACCACGACCGCCGGGTCCAATGCCCTGATCGGCGCTGCTACGCAGGCCCAAGCATCGGCTGCGGTGATCGGCCGCGTACTGCTGACCGGTCAGATCGCCGCGTAA